The DNA segment CCGGAGTCTCACTACGTTCGCCTGCCTGCCCAGGCACAAGCTATTCAGTTTCCGGCCGATGGTCAATGTTTTTCCCGGGATAGTTGTCTGTCCAGAAAGGGCCATTTCCGGATGGGCACGGGATAGCGGCCGTCGAGCCCCATGATCTCGTCAGGCCGGCGACAATATGGCCGGCAATACCGCCTTATCATTGTACAGGATATTTGAGCTGTACCCTGATCCTTGTTTGCAGCCGGCTGCAAACTATGTTATCTGAAAAGGTTACTCTCGTTTCCGGCCAACTGCTAACCCTGAATCACCGGATGCACCTTGCCGTGGTGATCAGTGGCTGACCAGAGCCTGTCGGACACCGGCTGTTCACCAGGGGCATGAAAGATGTAGTTCCCCGATCCCGGTAATCCTTCAGCGGGAAGCGAGCTTGGAAAAACAAGGGAAAGGCAGGCGCAGGGATTGTCCTGTTAGCTGGTGTAGCGCCCTCCTGTTAACATTGTCGGTCTCGCAACAACCTGCTCGACGGACGTGATTCGTCTTGTAACTTGTTGATTTTATTGGGTGGCATTTGAAGCCTTTCGGGTTGTTACGAGTTCATCAACATTGATTGCGGTTTTTTTACGAGGTTGTCATGACCCAGGGAACGGAAAATATGATTGCCACCTGCCCCAAATGCCGGGCCAGACTGAAGGTCCCCCTGGAGAAGGTCCGCACCGGGGACGTCCGGATCAGGTGCCCGCGGTGCGATAGCGTACTGCGGGTCAAGCGACCGGTGACCGGCCCGGCCAAGGCGGCCGGGAAAACTCCGCGGCCCGGCGGCTCCGATCAGCAGCCCGCCGGCCGGCAGCCGGGCGGCAGCAGCCCGAGAAGATTCCAGCGGTTCCCATTCAAGAAAAAGATCATGATCGACAACGCCATCATGATCAATGGGATCGATATCAGCGAAGGCGGCCTGTTCGTGTATACCGGCCGTTCATTCATTGTCGGCAGCAAGGTCGGGGTGGCCCTGCCCCTGCCCGGCGGTGATCTTGAGGTCCATGCCACGGTGCAGCATAACGAGCCCGGGGTGGGCATGGGGTTGCAGTTTGTTGATCTGTCCCCGGAGCAGTTGGCCCGTCTCAGGAAATACTTTGCCGAACTGTCCGCCAATGACGCCGCGGCCATGGAAAAGAGAAAAACAGTCCTCCTGGCCGGCGGCAGCGAGATGGCGCGACGGATTACCAAGGGCAACCTGATGCTGGAGGGCTATGCGGTGTTCGAGGCCATGGATACCAAGGAGGTGATGCGCAAGATCAGTTCCCAGATCCCTGATATCATCGTCATCGACTGGCAGGAAAAGGCCCTTGACGGAGCTGATCTGCTCGCCCGGTTGCAACGAAGTCCGAAATGGCGCAGGATCGCCAAGGTGGTGGTGTCCGCGGTTACCGACAAGGCCCTGCAGCAGCGGGTGATGGCTGCCGGCGCGGACCGGTTTCTGGCCAAGATGGATACCCCGCCGGTCAAGCTGGCCGAGCGGATCAAGGAGATCGCCGCGGCCAGGGACTCAGGCGGATAGCCGGGCCGCCGGCAGGAAACGCCGTCTCCTGTTGTTTATATGAAAGTCGTCACCAAGCGCTGGCCTTGCCATGCTGGTTACGCGATGTACGGGCCCGAGGTCTCGGTCTCCTTGCTGTTGCCGCCGGTCCAGTCGGTATGAAAGAATTGCCCGCGCGGCCGGTCGACCCGCTCGTAGGTATGGGCCCCGAAAAAGTCGCGCTGGGCCTGGAGCAGGTTGGCCGGCAGCCGCTCCCGCCGGAAGCCGTCGTAAAAGGCCAGGCCGCTGGTCATGGCCGGCAGGGGGATACCGGCCATGACCGCCCGGGCCACCACCCGCCGCCAGGCTGCCTGGGCGGTCTTGATCTGTTCCTGGAAATAGGGGTCAAGGAGAAGGTTGCCGAGCCGCGGGTTGCGGGTAAACGCCTCCTTTATCTTGTTCAGGAACGCGGCCCGGATAATGCACCCGCCCCGCCAGAGCAGGGCGATGCCCCCGAAATTGAGATCCCAGCCATAGCGGTCCGAGGCCTGCCGGAGGAGCATGTAGCCCTGGGCATAGGAGACTATTTTGGCGCTGTACAGCGCCTGGCCGAGATCAGCGACAAAAGAGCGGCGGTCAACCTCGATCTCCGGCAACGGGCCGGCCAGGATGCCGGCCGCTGTCACCCTTTCCTCCTTGAGCGTTGAAAGAAAGCGGCTGAAAACCGCCTCCCCGATCAGGGTGAGCGGGGTGCCGTACTCCAGGGCGGAGGAGACCGTCCACCGGCCGGTTCCCTTCTGGCCGGCCGTGTCCAGGATAAAATCCACGGTGGGCCCGTCCTTGCCGGTATGGGCCAGGATGTCCCGGGTGATCTCGATCAGGTAGGAGTCCAGTTGGCCGCGGTTCCATTGGTCGAATACCCGGCTCATCTCAAGCAGAGACATGCCCAGTCCGGAACGCATCAGATCATAGGTCTCGCAGATCAACTGCATGTCCCCGTATTCAATGCCGTTGTGGACCATCTTGACGAAATGACCGGCCCCGCCTTGCCCCACCCAGTCGCAGCAGGGCGTGTTGTTGTCCGCCCTGGCGGCAATGGCCAGGAAGATGTCCCGGATATGGGGCCATGCCCGGGCCGAGCCGCCGGGCATGATCGAGGGGCCGTGGCG comes from the Desulfobacterales bacterium genome and includes:
- a CDS encoding zinc-ribbon domain-containing protein, which translates into the protein MTQGTENMIATCPKCRARLKVPLEKVRTGDVRIRCPRCDSVLRVKRPVTGPAKAAGKTPRPGGSDQQPAGRQPGGSSPRRFQRFPFKKKIMIDNAIMINGIDISEGGLFVYTGRSFIVGSKVGVALPLPGGDLEVHATVQHNEPGVGMGLQFVDLSPEQLARLRKYFAELSANDAAAMEKRKTVLLAGGSEMARRITKGNLMLEGYAVFEAMDTKEVMRKISSQIPDIIVIDWQEKALDGADLLARLQRSPKWRRIAKVVVSAVTDKALQQRVMAAGADRFLAKMDTPPVKLAERIKEIAAARDSGG
- the gnd gene encoding decarboxylating NADP(+)-dependent phosphogluconate dehydrogenase yields the protein MKNRADIGLIGLGVMGRNLVLNMDDHGFTVAVYNRTAARTDAFITGPARGTGVIPASSPAELIGRLKKPRQVMLMIKAGRAVDSVIDQLVPLLEPGDIIIDGGNSYYRDSARRFESLEARGLLFVGCGISGGEEGARHGPSIMPGGSARAWPHIRDIFLAIAARADNNTPCCDWVGQGGAGHFVKMVHNGIEYGDMQLICETYDLMRSGLGMSLLEMSRVFDQWNRGQLDSYLIEITRDILAHTGKDGPTVDFILDTAGQKGTGRWTVSSALEYGTPLTLIGEAVFSRFLSTLKEERVTAAGILAGPLPEIEVDRRSFVADLGQALYSAKIVSYAQGYMLLRQASDRYGWDLNFGGIALLWRGGCIIRAAFLNKIKEAFTRNPRLGNLLLDPYFQEQIKTAQAAWRRVVARAVMAGIPLPAMTSGLAFYDGFRRERLPANLLQAQRDFFGAHTYERVDRPRGQFFHTDWTGGNSKETETSGPYIA